The following proteins are co-located in the Caldalkalibacillus uzonensis genome:
- a CDS encoding acyl-CoA dehydrogenase family protein: MHFELNQDQQLLLRMIREFAEQEVAPGAEYRDKHRLFPKEIFDKLGELGLLGLPFPEEYGGGGADTISFCIVVEELSRACGSTGITYSAHVSLGGAPIHLFGTKEQKEKYLTPLCTGEYLGAFGLTEPNAGSDAGGTRTTAKQEGGEWVINGNKCYITNASYAKNLALTAVTGEKDGKKEITAFIVPTIAKGFTVIDNYEKMGLHASNTTELVLEGVRVPDENILGKRGEGFKQFLVTLDGGRIGIGAMAVGIAQAAYDKALQYAKERVQFGRSISKFQAIQHKLADMAMNIELARLMVYKAAWLKDQGKNFTKEASMAKLFASEICMQVCNQAVQIHGGNGYMRDYHVERYFRDAKLLEIGEGTSEIQRNIIAREIGC, translated from the coding sequence ATGCATTTTGAGCTCAATCAAGACCAACAGCTCCTGTTGAGAATGATTCGCGAGTTTGCCGAACAGGAGGTGGCTCCCGGAGCTGAATACCGGGATAAGCACCGGCTGTTCCCCAAGGAAATTTTTGATAAACTGGGTGAGCTGGGGCTTTTAGGTCTGCCGTTTCCTGAGGAGTATGGGGGCGGGGGAGCTGATACGATCAGCTTTTGCATCGTTGTGGAAGAGCTAAGCCGGGCATGCGGGTCGACAGGAATCACCTATTCAGCCCATGTCTCCTTAGGAGGTGCACCTATTCATCTGTTTGGCACCAAGGAACAAAAAGAAAAATATCTGACCCCTTTATGTACTGGTGAGTATCTGGGGGCTTTTGGTTTAACCGAACCGAACGCTGGCTCAGATGCGGGAGGGACCCGGACTACAGCCAAACAAGAGGGTGGTGAATGGGTGATTAATGGGAACAAGTGCTATATTACCAATGCCAGTTATGCCAAGAATTTGGCTTTGACCGCTGTGACCGGGGAAAAAGACGGCAAGAAGGAAATTACGGCCTTTATCGTGCCTACTATTGCCAAAGGATTTACAGTGATTGACAACTATGAAAAAATGGGACTGCATGCTTCAAACACCACAGAACTGGTCTTGGAGGGTGTAAGGGTGCCAGATGAGAATATTTTAGGTAAACGGGGTGAAGGGTTTAAACAATTTCTCGTCACTTTGGACGGCGGGCGAATCGGGATTGGAGCCATGGCTGTGGGCATCGCCCAGGCTGCTTATGACAAAGCGTTGCAGTATGCCAAGGAAAGAGTCCAATTTGGCCGCTCCATCTCAAAATTTCAAGCCATTCAACATAAGCTGGCTGACATGGCCATGAACATTGAGCTGGCCCGGTTGATGGTCTATAAAGCAGCGTGGTTAAAGGATCAGGGGAAAAATTTTACCAAAGAGGCTTCCATGGCCAAACTATTTGCTTCTGAGATATGCATGCAAGTATGCAATCAAGCGGTGCAAATCCACGGAGGCAATGGTTACATGCGCGATTATCATGTGGAGCGTTATTTCCGGGATGCCAAGCTGTTGGAGATTGGAGAAGGCACTTCTGAAATTCAACGCAATATTATTGCCCGTGAAATTGGTTGTTGA
- a CDS encoding c-type cytochrome gives MNPIKVFFTIFALGLGLAIVLGIIGLQQGDLAEEENGAQEDVVALDLPASFDGCLACHGQNLEGVSGPSLIDIDLSKEEIIAVLENGQGAMPAQTHLSAEEMEEIADYLVSLDFEESEGEQE, from the coding sequence GTGAACCCGATTAAAGTGTTTTTTACCATTTTTGCTTTGGGATTAGGTTTAGCCATTGTCCTGGGTATTATCGGGCTGCAGCAAGGGGACTTGGCTGAAGAAGAAAATGGGGCACAGGAAGATGTGGTCGCTTTAGATCTTCCAGCTTCTTTTGATGGGTGTTTGGCCTGTCATGGACAAAACCTAGAAGGTGTTTCCGGTCCTTCACTGATCGATATTGATTTAAGTAAAGAGGAAATCATTGCTGTGTTAGAAAATGGCCAAGGGGCTATGCCTGCTCAGACCCATCTAAGTGCCGAAGAGATGGAGGAGATTGCCGACTATCTCGTTTCTCTCGACTTTGAAGAGAGTGAAGGGGAGCAGGAATAA
- the dnaG gene encoding DNA primase, whose product MYKPISEETIQHILSQVDLVELAGEYVQLKKSGKNFMGLCPFHSEKTPSFSVSPEKQVYHCFGCGAGGNAITFLMEIEGFTFGEAVRQLAEKAGVPVQISDTAPVQNKRKQEEKTWMLKAHRLMAQLYHHILLERKEGQEALRYLQQRGFNEETIKTFQLGYAPDSWDFVTRFLAKRNFPLPLMEKAGLLAKGEGGDRYFDRFRGRVMFPIWDNQGQVIGFGGRLIGEGHPKYLNSPETLIFHKSKQLFNFHRARQNMRQHQTAVLFEGYGDVLSAYQAGILYATATLGTALSEDQARLLRRNAEKVIICYDGDEAGMNAAVRAAEELHQQGCLVKVATVPDDLDPDDYIQTFGAEAFRRQVLDQAQSLTAFQLERLKKGRRLSDDGERMAYIQDALRVISRLRRAVERDHYLRQLADEFSLSLDALKREQYQLYKQERRRQQEQGKQNQEAVQRASVLPAATKLQPAYINAERLLLAYMLQSKETAKEVEQLVGSRFNQEEHQRLAAYLYAFYADGQEADVRLFISTLDDRELIQLASHLSSMTLSPELSSQELQDYVQQVLRYPYLKQLEQKEEEKKKAERQGDVLEAARIAMEIIEMKKQLNHLVPSHDTHTSWKEGE is encoded by the coding sequence ATGTATAAGCCAATCTCCGAAGAGACAATCCAGCACATTTTGAGCCAGGTTGATCTGGTTGAGTTAGCAGGTGAGTACGTCCAGCTAAAAAAAAGCGGTAAAAATTTTATGGGGCTGTGCCCCTTCCATTCGGAAAAAACACCGTCTTTTTCTGTTTCCCCTGAAAAGCAAGTCTACCATTGCTTTGGATGCGGGGCGGGTGGAAACGCCATCACTTTTTTAATGGAGATCGAAGGGTTCACCTTTGGGGAAGCTGTCAGGCAGCTTGCGGAAAAAGCAGGCGTACCTGTACAAATCAGTGACACCGCTCCTGTTCAGAACAAACGGAAGCAGGAAGAGAAAACATGGATGTTGAAGGCTCATCGCCTGATGGCTCAACTTTATCATCATATTCTCCTGGAACGTAAGGAAGGTCAGGAAGCACTCCGTTATCTTCAACAAAGAGGGTTTAACGAGGAAACGATCAAGACGTTTCAATTGGGCTACGCCCCGGATTCATGGGACTTTGTAACCCGGTTTTTAGCTAAACGGAATTTTCCGCTTCCGCTGATGGAGAAGGCTGGATTGCTAGCAAAAGGTGAAGGTGGTGATCGCTATTTTGACCGTTTTCGGGGACGGGTGATGTTCCCCATCTGGGATAACCAGGGGCAAGTGATTGGATTTGGAGGGCGTTTGATTGGGGAAGGACATCCTAAATACCTTAACAGCCCGGAAACCTTAATCTTTCACAAAAGCAAACAGCTTTTTAATTTCCATCGTGCCCGGCAGAACATGCGCCAACATCAGACGGCTGTGCTATTTGAAGGGTACGGTGATGTTTTGTCCGCCTATCAAGCGGGAATATTATATGCAACAGCAACGTTGGGAACTGCCCTTTCTGAGGATCAAGCGCGCCTGCTGCGGCGCAACGCAGAAAAGGTGATTATTTGTTACGACGGAGATGAGGCCGGAATGAATGCGGCCGTCAGGGCGGCTGAGGAGCTTCACCAACAGGGGTGTCTGGTCAAAGTGGCCACAGTGCCGGATGATTTGGATCCGGATGACTATATTCAAACGTTTGGTGCGGAGGCCTTCCGGCGTCAGGTGCTGGATCAAGCCCAATCCCTGACCGCCTTTCAGCTGGAACGGCTAAAGAAAGGCAGGCGCCTCTCTGATGATGGAGAGCGCATGGCCTATATTCAAGATGCCTTGCGCGTCATCAGCCGCTTAAGGCGGGCGGTGGAGCGGGACCATTACTTGCGCCAGCTGGCTGACGAATTCTCATTATCTCTTGATGCCTTGAAAAGGGAGCAGTACCAATTGTACAAACAAGAGCGGCGCAGGCAGCAGGAACAGGGTAAGCAGAACCAAGAAGCAGTGCAAAGGGCAAGTGTATTGCCCGCTGCCACTAAGCTGCAACCAGCCTATATCAACGCCGAACGGCTGCTGCTCGCTTATATGTTGCAAAGCAAAGAGACAGCCAAAGAAGTGGAGCAGCTGGTTGGCAGCCGGTTTAACCAGGAGGAGCATCAGCGGTTGGCCGCCTATCTGTATGCTTTTTACGCTGACGGCCAAGAGGCTGATGTCCGCTTGTTTATATCTACACTGGACGACCGGGAGCTGATCCAGCTGGCCAGCCACCTGTCGTCCATGACGCTTAGTCCTGAACTATCCTCACAAGAGTTGCAGGATTATGTTCAGCAAGTATTAAGATATCCCTATCTTAAGCAGCTTGAACAAAAAGAAGAAGAGAAGAAAAAAGCGGAGCGGCAGGGAGATGTACTTGAAGCCGCCCGCATAGCAATGGAGATTATTGAAATGAAAAAACAGCTTAATCATCTTGTGCCTTCACATGATACTCACACCTCATGGAAGGAGGGAGAATAA
- the speD gene encoding adenosylmethionine decarboxylase gives MEYSTFGRHIALDTWGVDFDLLNHAEKLKQYLVEAAEACGATVLSVQAKQFEPQGATVLVLLSESHLSIHTYPEKGFAALDCYTCGEQVDPEIAIQYLVEILKPTKIYSRKLIRGTGNIEVVEPRVNNRVLSSKKE, from the coding sequence ATGGAATACTCAACTTTCGGAAGACATATTGCACTGGATACTTGGGGTGTTGATTTCGATCTGCTCAATCATGCGGAAAAGCTAAAACAATACCTGGTGGAAGCTGCCGAAGCATGTGGAGCAACAGTGTTATCAGTCCAAGCAAAACAATTTGAACCACAGGGGGCTACCGTGCTGGTGCTCTTATCGGAGAGCCATCTTTCCATTCATACCTATCCTGAAAAAGGTTTTGCTGCATTAGACTGCTACACCTGTGGTGAACAAGTTGATCCGGAGATTGCGATTCAATATCTAGTTGAGATTTTAAAACCGACAAAAATTTATTCCCGAAAGCTTATTCGCGGTACCGGCAACATTGAAGTTGTTGAACCTCGTGTTAACAACCGTGTCTTGTCTTCAAAGAAAGAGTAA
- a CDS encoding 4-hydroxy-3-methylbut-2-enyl diphosphate reductase, translated as MRVIKISPRGYCYGVVDAMKLASEAAANPDLPRPVYIIGMIVHNQHVVDAFKEQGIITLDGPNRLEIIKQVDHGTVIFTAHGVSPEVRRIAREKGLTIIDATCPDVTKTHDLIREKVATGYKVIYIGKKGHPEPEGAMGVAPQDVVLIDSVEEVEKLDLNSDKILVTNQTTMSQWDVKEIMDKVLEKYPHAELNNEICLATQVRQEAVAEQAKLCDLTIVVGDPKSNNSNRLAQVSEEIAGTPAYRVADVSEIKREWLEGVKVVGVTSGASTPTQVTNEVIQYLEQYDPENPDTWQPKRRLNLSRILPKPRKRKHAAQGE; from the coding sequence ATGAGAGTGATTAAAATTTCTCCCCGGGGGTACTGTTACGGCGTCGTCGATGCCATGAAACTGGCCAGCGAAGCAGCGGCTAATCCAGACTTACCCCGGCCGGTCTATATTATAGGCATGATTGTCCACAACCAGCATGTGGTTGATGCTTTCAAAGAACAGGGCATAATCACCCTTGACGGGCCCAACCGTTTGGAGATTATTAAGCAAGTCGATCACGGGACCGTGATTTTTACTGCTCACGGCGTTTCGCCTGAGGTGCGCAGGATTGCCCGTGAAAAAGGGCTGACCATTATAGACGCCACCTGCCCTGATGTGACCAAAACTCATGATTTGATTAGAGAAAAAGTAGCCACAGGTTATAAAGTTATCTACATCGGTAAAAAAGGACATCCCGAGCCGGAGGGCGCCATGGGCGTGGCCCCCCAGGATGTGGTGCTCATTGATTCGGTTGAAGAAGTGGAAAAACTGGATCTGAACAGTGACAAAATTTTGGTTACAAACCAGACAACAATGAGTCAATGGGATGTCAAGGAGATCATGGATAAAGTACTGGAAAAATACCCTCATGCAGAACTCAACAACGAAATTTGCCTGGCCACACAAGTGCGTCAGGAAGCTGTTGCTGAACAGGCCAAACTATGTGATCTAACAATTGTGGTTGGAGACCCCAAGAGCAACAACTCCAATCGTCTGGCTCAGGTGTCTGAAGAAATTGCCGGCACCCCCGCCTACCGGGTTGCTGATGTCAGTGAAATCAAGCGTGAATGGCTGGAAGGAGTGAAAGTCGTCGGTGTCACTTCCGGTGCCTCCACTCCCACTCAAGTGACCAATGAAGTGATTCAATACCTGGAACAATATGATCCTGAAAACCCAGACACATGGCAACCAAAACGGCGGCTTAATCTTAGCCGCATCCTGCCCAAGCCCCGTAAACGGAAACATGCTGCTCAGGGAGAATAA
- a CDS encoding MATE family efflux transporter codes for MGKSLNQAEIEALEEGGSKAIRKKILQLAGPSLTEMVLLNVVQLINMMMVGRVGPEAVAAVGLTIQPVFLALAVFMALNVGTTAVIARAIGAGEYKEANLAAQQAFLLNTILSVIVISIMFPLSEQILVLMGAAPEVLVDGVLYAQIIFASLGFFSFSMGLAAILRGAGDTRTPMKVNVAANMLVILVGFPLIYGYFGFPALGVVGAAIATALARLAATVAFLLVLFGGKGDIRLVWSNLFRVVPQTMKRIIHVGLPAAGEQFVLRAGQIIFARVVAYLGTVAFAAHQICFTVLGMTFMPGMAFAVAATTLVGQGLGAQKPDLAERFGWETRKLGMIVSGSIGLCFILFAPYIMMAFTADGEVIKEGTNALRIIGAVQVAQSTQFILAGALRGAGDTKYPLYAMMVGVWGFRVVLCLVFVFLLEWGLAGAWLAVAVDQIIRSFLIIKRFKGGEWKTTQV; via the coding sequence ATGGGGAAAAGTTTGAATCAGGCAGAAATTGAGGCGCTTGAGGAAGGCGGCTCAAAGGCTATTCGCAAAAAAATTTTGCAGCTGGCCGGACCTTCTTTAACTGAAATGGTTCTGCTCAATGTGGTGCAGCTGATTAACATGATGATGGTGGGCAGAGTAGGTCCTGAAGCAGTGGCTGCTGTCGGACTCACGATTCAACCTGTATTTCTTGCTTTAGCTGTTTTTATGGCCTTAAACGTGGGCACAACGGCAGTGATTGCCAGGGCGATCGGTGCAGGCGAATACAAGGAGGCTAACCTGGCAGCACAGCAGGCTTTTTTGCTGAATACCATCTTATCTGTGATTGTGATCAGCATCATGTTTCCCCTTAGTGAACAGATATTGGTGTTGATGGGAGCGGCGCCGGAAGTATTGGTGGACGGTGTGCTCTATGCCCAAATTATTTTTGCCTCGTTGGGATTCTTCAGTTTTTCCATGGGGCTTGCCGCCATCTTGCGCGGGGCAGGTGACACACGGACACCGATGAAAGTGAATGTGGCGGCCAATATGCTGGTTATCCTGGTTGGATTCCCCCTTATATATGGGTATTTTGGCTTTCCGGCTTTGGGAGTGGTTGGAGCGGCCATCGCAACCGCCTTGGCCCGCTTAGCGGCTACTGTTGCTTTTTTGCTCGTTTTGTTTGGGGGTAAAGGTGACATCCGCTTAGTTTGGAGCAATCTGTTCCGTGTTGTCCCACAGACTATGAAACGGATTATACACGTGGGTCTCCCTGCAGCTGGAGAACAGTTTGTCTTGCGTGCCGGACAAATCATATTTGCCAGGGTAGTTGCTTACTTGGGCACGGTTGCTTTTGCAGCTCACCAAATTTGTTTCACTGTACTGGGTATGACGTTTATGCCAGGAATGGCTTTTGCCGTAGCGGCCACTACCTTGGTAGGGCAAGGTTTGGGCGCCCAAAAGCCGGATTTGGCTGAACGGTTTGGCTGGGAAACCCGGAAACTGGGGATGATTGTCTCAGGAAGTATTGGACTGTGTTTTATTCTTTTTGCTCCCTACATTATGATGGCTTTTACTGCCGACGGTGAAGTGATTAAGGAAGGAACCAATGCATTGCGCATTATTGGGGCGGTCCAAGTGGCTCAGTCCACTCAGTTTATTTTGGCCGGTGCCCTCAGAGGGGCAGGGGATACGAAGTACCCCCTGTATGCGATGATGGTCGGTGTATGGGGATTCCGAGTGGTGCTGTGTTTGGTGTTTGTCTTTCTTTTGGAGTGGGGACTCGCTGGGGCGTGGTTAGCCGTTGCTGTTGATCAGATCATCCGTTCTTTTCTGATTATCAAACGTTTTAAAGGGGGGGAGTGGAAGACAACCCAAGTGTGA
- a CDS encoding tRNA (adenine(22)-N(1))-methyltransferase, with protein MSNQQPLSRRLAAVASFIPIGARIADIGTDHAYLPVYLALEGKISTAVAGDVNEGPIAAAQAHVQQYQLESVIDVRRGDGLDVIAPGEVDVVVIAGMGGSLMCEILSKGHDQLNGVRRLVVQPNISAHLLRLWMLEHDWELKGEKIVAENGKHYEILMAEPGDGEAPYAGLSSQQKAQAILMGPFLLAEKNEAFQDKWQQEYEQRKRILSSLKKSESETSKDKREYIEQELRLIEGGIG; from the coding sequence ATGAGTAACCAACAACCGTTATCCAGACGCTTGGCTGCTGTGGCCAGCTTCATTCCTATTGGGGCCCGGATCGCCGATATTGGCACAGACCATGCTTACCTGCCGGTCTATCTCGCCTTGGAAGGCAAAATCAGTACAGCAGTGGCAGGGGACGTCAACGAGGGTCCTATCGCTGCTGCCCAAGCCCATGTGCAGCAGTATCAATTAGAGAGTGTGATTGATGTCAGGCGGGGAGATGGACTGGATGTTATCGCTCCTGGGGAAGTGGATGTGGTTGTCATCGCTGGTATGGGCGGTTCCTTGATGTGTGAGATTTTAAGCAAGGGACATGATCAGTTGAATGGTGTGCGCCGTCTGGTTGTACAACCCAATATTTCGGCCCATCTGCTGCGTTTGTGGATGCTGGAGCATGACTGGGAATTGAAAGGAGAGAAAATCGTAGCTGAAAACGGCAAGCATTATGAAATTTTGATGGCCGAACCCGGTGATGGTGAGGCCCCTTATGCAGGGCTCAGTTCACAACAGAAAGCGCAGGCCATTTTGATGGGCCCATTCCTGCTGGCGGAAAAAAACGAGGCCTTTCAAGACAAATGGCAGCAGGAATATGAACAAAGAAAGCGCATCTTATCCTCTCTGAAAAAATCGGAGAGTGAAACAAGCAAAGATAAAAGGGAGTATATTGAGCAGGAATTACGACTGATTGAAGGAGGGATTGGTTAA
- a CDS encoding pyruvate, water dikinase regulatory protein, giving the protein MKSLNGKPKVYIVSDSVGETAELVTKAAASQFDLSQIELRRIPYVEDVATINEVISMAKDSEAVIVFTLVVPELREYLLTEAKKAHVKAIDIMGPMIDGLQVLFRDPPRFRPGMVHQLDEDYFRKVEAIEFAVKYDDGRDPRGLLRADVILIGVSRTSKTPLSMYLAHKRVKAANVPLVPEVAPPEELFKVDPERCVGLTITPEKLIEIRSERLKSLGLEVQANYAKLERIKAELAYAQQVMERIGCQVIDVSNKAVEETANIILEKLRKP; this is encoded by the coding sequence ATGAAAAGCTTAAACGGCAAACCGAAAGTTTATATTGTCTCAGACTCTGTGGGCGAAACAGCGGAGCTGGTCACCAAGGCGGCCGCCAGCCAGTTTGATTTGTCCCAAATCGAATTACGCCGGATTCCCTATGTGGAAGATGTGGCCACCATTAATGAAGTGATTAGCATGGCTAAAGACTCGGAGGCCGTGATTGTCTTTACCCTTGTTGTTCCTGAATTGCGAGAATATCTGCTAACTGAAGCGAAAAAGGCTCATGTGAAAGCGATTGATATTATGGGTCCCATGATTGATGGGTTGCAGGTTCTGTTTAGAGATCCGCCCCGTTTCCGTCCGGGCATGGTCCATCAATTGGACGAAGACTATTTCCGTAAAGTGGAGGCGATTGAATTTGCCGTAAAATACGATGATGGGCGGGACCCGCGGGGATTGTTGCGGGCCGATGTGATTCTCATCGGAGTCTCACGCACCTCAAAAACCCCTCTGTCTATGTATTTGGCCCATAAGCGGGTTAAAGCGGCCAATGTACCCTTGGTGCCGGAGGTGGCGCCGCCTGAAGAGTTATTTAAAGTGGACCCTGAACGCTGTGTCGGTCTGACCATTACGCCTGAGAAACTGATTGAAATTCGTTCGGAGCGGCTAAAGTCACTCGGCCTCGAAGTTCAAGCCAATTACGCCAAACTGGAGCGGATTAAAGCAGAGCTGGCTTATGCACAGCAGGTGATGGAGAGAATTGGCTGCCAGGTGATCGATGTTTCCAATAAAGCTGTGGAAGAAACAGCCAACATCATACTGGAGAAATTGCGCAAGCCTTAA
- a CDS encoding Nif3-like dinuclear metal center hexameric protein → MSVHAQTVIQWLEQFAPKSLAVEKDPIGLQIGTLNKKVNKVLITLDVTPAVVEEAIAKGAGLIIAHHPPVFRPLAHLRTDLPQGKVLARLLQHDIAVYAAHTNLDVAPGGLNDWLAQRLELSDVEVLAPTQHETLKKLMVFVPRDHEAQVRQALGDAGAGHIGNYSHCTFRTDGIGTFKPGEGTNPFIGSQGEIEQVEEVKIETIFPASIEKQVIQAMIKAHPYEEVAYDIYQLDQPGEARGLGRIGYLKQEISLQAFAAQVKEAFDVPFCRVVGPLDAPVKKVAVLGGDGNKYVQQALFKGADVLVTGDVYFHTAQDALMAGLKLVDPGHHAEKVMIRGLQQVLTEKAKEHKVSVDILSSEVNTDPFQMI, encoded by the coding sequence ATGAGTGTTCACGCCCAAACTGTGATACAGTGGCTTGAACAGTTTGCACCTAAATCTCTGGCAGTGGAGAAAGATCCCATTGGCTTACAAATCGGCACTTTAAACAAGAAAGTTAACAAAGTCCTGATCACATTGGATGTTACCCCCGCTGTTGTGGAGGAGGCTATAGCCAAAGGAGCAGGGCTGATCATCGCTCATCATCCTCCCGTGTTTCGGCCATTAGCCCATTTGCGGACCGACTTGCCACAAGGCAAGGTGCTGGCCCGTCTCTTGCAACATGACATTGCGGTCTATGCCGCCCATACCAATCTTGATGTGGCTCCAGGTGGACTAAATGATTGGCTTGCTCAACGCTTGGAACTTTCAGATGTGGAAGTGTTGGCCCCGACCCAGCATGAAACGTTGAAGAAGTTAATGGTATTTGTTCCGCGCGATCACGAGGCACAGGTACGACAGGCCCTGGGAGATGCAGGAGCCGGGCATATTGGCAATTATAGCCACTGTACGTTTAGAACGGACGGTATCGGCACATTTAAGCCTGGAGAAGGGACCAATCCGTTTATAGGCAGCCAAGGGGAAATTGAGCAGGTGGAAGAGGTGAAAATAGAGACTATTTTCCCTGCTTCCATTGAGAAACAAGTGATCCAAGCCATGATTAAAGCACACCCCTATGAAGAGGTCGCCTACGATATCTATCAACTTGATCAGCCTGGTGAAGCGCGGGGCTTGGGACGGATCGGTTATCTCAAACAGGAAATCAGCTTGCAGGCTTTTGCAGCCCAGGTGAAAGAGGCGTTTGATGTTCCGTTTTGCCGCGTTGTTGGTCCGTTGGATGCTCCCGTTAAAAAAGTGGCCGTGCTTGGAGGGGATGGAAATAAATATGTACAGCAGGCCTTGTTTAAAGGGGCCGATGTTTTGGTCACTGGTGATGTTTATTTCCATACCGCTCAAGATGCGCTTATGGCCGGACTGAAGCTGGTGGACCCCGGGCATCATGCCGAGAAAGTCATGATCAGAGGTCTGCAGCAAGTTTTAACGGAAAAGGCCAAGGAACACAAAGTCAGTGTGGACATTCTCTCCTCCGAAGTCAATACGGACCCCTTCCAAATGATTTAA
- the rpoD gene encoding RNA polymerase sigma factor RpoD, translating to MADQQIEPQDTELTLEQVKEQLTELGKKRGVLTYKEIMERLSGFDQDADQIDEFYEYLTEQGIEVLNDVEEDGLPIDIDEDDEFKLDDELIPPGIKINDPVRMYLKEIGRVPLLSADEEIELAKRIEQGDEEAKQRLAEANLRLVVSIAKRYVGRGMLFLDLIQEGNMGLIKAVEKFDYRKGYKFSTYATWWIRQAITRAIADQARTIRIPVHMVETINKLIRVQRQLLQDLGREPTPEEIAEKMDFTPEKVREILKIAQEPVSLETPIGEEDDSHLGDFIEDQDALAPSDAAAYELLKEQLEDVLDTLTDREENVLRLRFGLDDGRTRTLEEVGKVFGVTRERIRQIEAKALRKLRHPSRSKRLKDFLE from the coding sequence ATGGCAGACCAACAAATTGAACCTCAAGATACCGAGCTGACTCTGGAGCAAGTGAAGGAACAGTTGACAGAATTAGGTAAAAAACGCGGTGTCTTAACATATAAAGAGATTATGGAACGTCTTTCTGGATTTGATCAGGATGCGGATCAAATCGATGAGTTTTATGAATATTTGACTGAACAAGGCATTGAAGTATTGAATGATGTTGAGGAAGATGGGCTTCCTATCGACATTGATGAGGACGACGAATTTAAACTGGATGACGAACTGATTCCACCGGGAATTAAAATTAACGATCCGGTGCGCATGTATTTAAAAGAGATTGGGCGCGTTCCCCTTTTATCGGCCGATGAGGAAATTGAACTGGCCAAACGGATTGAACAGGGGGATGAAGAAGCCAAACAGCGGCTTGCTGAAGCCAACCTGCGCCTTGTGGTCAGTATCGCCAAGCGTTATGTAGGGCGCGGCATGCTCTTTCTGGACTTGATCCAGGAAGGAAACATGGGGCTGATTAAAGCCGTTGAAAAATTTGATTACCGCAAGGGCTACAAATTCAGCACCTACGCCACCTGGTGGATTCGCCAAGCGATTACCCGCGCCATTGCTGACCAGGCCCGGACCATTCGCATTCCAGTGCACATGGTGGAAACCATCAACAAACTCATTCGTGTCCAGCGTCAATTGCTTCAAGATTTAGGCCGTGAGCCCACGCCAGAAGAGATTGCCGAAAAAATGGACTTCACGCCGGAAAAAGTACGGGAGATTCTCAAAATCGCACAAGAACCTGTCTCGCTGGAAACCCCGATTGGGGAAGAAGACGATTCCCATCTGGGCGATTTTATCGAAGACCAGGATGCACTGGCACCCTCAGATGCTGCAGCATATGAGCTGCTTAAAGAGCAACTGGAAGATGTGCTGGATACCTTAACGGACCGTGAAGAAAATGTGCTTCGCTTGCGGTTTGGTTTGGATGACGGGCGGACACGCACATTGGAAGAAGTGGGCAAAGTATTTGGTGTAACCCGGGAGCGGATCCGCCAAATTGAAGCCAAAGCCCTGCGCAAACTGCGTCACCCCAGCCGCAGCAAGCGTTTAAAAGACTTTCTGGAGTAA